In Saccopteryx leptura isolate mSacLep1 chromosome 12, mSacLep1_pri_phased_curated, whole genome shotgun sequence, a genomic segment contains:
- the LOC136384107 gene encoding retinitis pigmentosa 9 protein — MASRSGRADPGAEGARRAREPPEQELQRRREQKRRRQDAQQLQQLKHLESFYEKPPPGLIKEDETKPEDCIPDVPGNEHAREFLAHAPTKGLWMPLGKEVKVMQCWRCKRYGHRTGDKECPFFIKGNQKLEQFRVAHEDPMYDIIRENKRHEKDMRIQQLKQLLEDSTSEDDGSSSSSSEGKERHKKRKKKEKHKKKKKEKKKKKKRKHKSSRSNESSDSD, encoded by the exons ATGGCGTCCCGATCGGGACGCGCCGATCCGGGGGCCGAGGGTGCGCGGCGGGCGCGGGAGCCGCCGGAGCAGGAGCTGCAGCGGCGCCGGGAGCAGAAGCGACGGCGACAGGACgcgcagcagctgcagcagctcaAGCACCTGGAGTCGTT ttaTGAAAAACCTCCTCCCGGGCTAATCAAG GAAGATGAGACGAAGCCAGAGGACTGTATACCGGATGTACCGGGCAATGAACACGCCAGGGAATTTCTGGCTCACGCGCCCACCAAGGGACTCTGGATGCCACTGGGGAAGGAAGTCAAAGTTATGCAGT GTTGGCGCTGTAAACGGTATGGCCACCGAACAGGCGACAAAGAATGCCCTTTCTTTATCAAAGGCAACCAAAAGTTAGAACAGTTCAGAGTA GCCCATGAAGATCCCATGTATGACATCATACGAGAGAATAAAAGGCATGAGAAGGATATGAG GATCCAGCAGTTAAAGCAGTTGCTGGAAGACTCCACCTCGGAGGACGACGGGAGCAGCTCCAGTTCCTCCGAAGGTAAGGAGAGAcacaagaagaggaagaagaaagaaaagcataagaaaaagaagaaagagaagaaaaagaagaagaaacgaAAGCATAAGTCTTCCAGGTCCAATGAGAGCTCGGACTCGGACTGA